Within the Duncaniella freteri genome, the region GTCTTGCTGCTTGCCTTTCGGTGTCTTAAACTCGATGCAAAGAGCGTGATGATATTTGTTAGGTAGTAGGAATAACATATCAGCGACTCCGGCTGTTACTCCCTCGCCTTTCATTATCCCGGCTTCGATTCTGTTTCTTGCTCCACCATTCGGAACGGCAAAGAGCAAGAGCGCGAGGTCTGCATACTGAAGACGAAACCACTTCACGCAATTTTGTTGTATCTGACTTTCTGCGTGTCGCATCTTCAGAACGGTAAGTCGGGGTCATTCATACTCGGTTGCTGATAGCCATATTGCGGCTGTTGCTCTGCATACTGTTGCGGAGCTTGTG harbors:
- a CDS encoding VRR-NUC domain-containing protein; protein product: MRHAESQIQQNCVKWFRLQYADLALLLFAVPNGGARNRIEAGIMKGEGVTAGVADMLFLLPNKYHHALCIEFKTPKGKQQDSQKRFQRKVEAFGYRYEIVRSLEEFIELMRNYLAQR